The Garciella nitratireducens DSM 15102 genome includes the window CTTGCATAATTCTCATATATTGTATTCAAATCATCACCTCATATCAAATTTATTTGATATGTAATAGTATATACCTCATATCAACTTTTGTCAATGTATATATTTACTAGATCTTTCCAAAATTTTTTAATAATACAATGGCCGTAGGCTAGTTATAAAAAAGCATTAGTTATCATGAACTGTTGTGATTCCTTATTTTTAAAAATTGTATTATCATTAATAAATGGTTATATTGTATCCATGTAATTTTCAATAAGTTGATCTGTTTATAGAATTACTCTCCAAAAAAACCCGCATTGACCCCTTAATTTTGAACAAAAACTTACGAATACTTTTTTCTCCTTAGGTTATTGTCGTAATTCTATTATACATTCTATACGACAACTATCCTAACACATAGGGCTTTTACCTCTTGTAAAATAATGAAACAAAGATTTTAACTGTTTATGTCTCACGCCAATCCCTCCAAAACAAAAATAAGCACCCGTATACACATCTTTAATAACCTAATGATGTGTAACGAATGCTTTCGCACTTTCTACCCGGTGGCAGATAATATTTTTATTAATAATATACAATATAAATAAATGTTAAATATTTTTATAAAAAGATAGTGTCAATTTTCTTTCGGAAAAATAAATTTATCGTTCCCCGTTACTATAATCTTATCTCCTTCAAACACCGTCATCTTCTGGGCAATACTAAAGAATAAATCCATGTAGTCCCTTATATTCGCTTCGTTAATGAATAACTTAACATACTATTGTTAGGTTATTCGTTCTCTACCGGTGTGAAAAATATTAGAAGAACATTGAAATTGCCATTAATATAATAAATACAATAAAAAATGGGCCATAGAATTTTTCCAAAGCTTTTTTGTTTATCCGCTTACCAAGTAAAGGTCCGAGGATTGCACCGGTTATAGTGCCGGATGCAAGCAGAATCACCAATAGCCAATTCAGAGTTCCAAATGCACTATGAGTTAGTACTCCTGTAATCGCTATAAAAAATAGCACCATGACTGATGTACCCACTACCTCCAAAGAAGAAAGACCCATGCTGTACAATCCTGCAAGAATTGGAGGTGTACCGCTTGCACCAAGCATACCAGACATTAGTCCGCCAAGTAGCCCAAATACCAGGCCTTTTACTATAAGAAGCTTTGAAATAGGCTTACTTTCATTATTAGGTTCTTCGAGTTGTCTGTTTTCTGATATTTCTTCTTTGCCTTGCTTTTTCTTTCTTGAAATCACCATTCCGGTTCCCATGACTAGAAGAAAGATCCCAAATATTATTTTAAGAACTTTTATCGGAATAATTGTGACAAGATAGGAACCGGCGACTACTCCGATAATTCCGCCTGCCACAAGTAGAAATCCTATTTTGGGTTTTACATTTCCTGCCCTATAGTGACTTATTGAAGCAGCCAGAGTTGTCGGGATAATTGTTGCAAGGGATACTGACACAGCCTGATCCATTGAAACAGCAAATAATCCTGTCAGCATTCCAACATAAAATACTCCTCCACCTCCACCCATTAAAGAAATTAAAAGCCCTATGACAAGTCCTGCCACAGGTAATAGATAAATCGGCAAATGCACTTTTATTACCTCCTGAAATCGCCAGCTAATTTTTCAAAAGCTGGCAACGAATTTCAATAATTTTGAAGCCGACACAGTAAAAAATGCGAAAATAACACGGGAACCCAAATCCACTGCCCGGCACTAAAAGAAGATTATGTTTTAAATCAAGTTTTACAAATTTGACATCGTCATTAATAAAAGCCTTCGGGAAAAGATAATATGCACCCTATGGCTTTACACAGCTATATCCAAGCTGTGTAATACGAGTATATAAAAAATCTCTGCTTTTTTAGTATTCTTCAATACCTACAACAGCATCTAGGTATCCCCCGATGACTTGTTGGAACAATGCAGGTGCATTTACAAACCGCAAGGTGAGCCAGAAGAATATCCAATAACCTATCTTGATGAAGAAAATTATTAAAAATTTGCTGCAATTAAGCAGAGGCAGGATATCAATTCCTACCTCTGCTACTTCTATTTCGACTGATCCCAAAATCAGACTCCAATTTCAGACCTCAACAAACTTTGGCAAATCCCAAAAATTTTGATTATCCAATAAAGAACCGGCCTACTGTTATCTTACTCTGAATTCAATTGATATCATGTCTGGGTCATATACGTAAAAATATGTGCTATTCTCATCAGGTTTTCTGATCTCTGTAGCATTGTATCCCATGTCGAGTGCCAGCTGCTGTTTCGCAACGATGCCTTCTTCATCTGTGAAGAAACAAGCTACCAAACCTTTTGATGTGCACTTGTCACCTCTGGATGCGCATACAAGTTCCACTTCAATCTCACCGCTCTCATCTTCCATGAAGCAGAGTGATGCCCCTCCCAGAGTCTCTTCGCCGGCCGTAAATTCTCTGAATGGTTTCAACCCAACGAAATCCTGATAAAACTTCTTCGATGCTTCAATATCTCTGCACATGATTGTCATTCTGAATTTTTTCATTTTAACCTCCTTCTCGCAGCATTGCTACGATACAAATAGGGATAAAATAACCTTATCCCCTGATCCTGCTGTATAATGATCTTGGTTGGAGCGGATACACTATAAAGCACGGTGAGATAAGTCGTTAACTTTTCTACAGATCAAGATATTATTTTAACCAGTATACAGGACGTCTTCCGAGCATAAATGAATAGTTCCCATAACAAAAATCATATTAATTATATAACTTTTCCTGCTAATTTACAAGTGGACTTTTCATTAAGAAACGCATTAGTTGCTTCCTCTCTATCTGCATCACATACCTTCATCAATACTCGCAGGATTTCTTCGTCCTTAACTTTTACTTCATACAAAGCAACAGTTACAAGTTTTATTTCATTACCTCTACCTCTTACTGTACCAGCTACTAAATCATGTTTTCTGGCAACTAAGGGGCATTGCCTGTTTCTACAACTTCTTTTATAATTTGTTGTTTAAATTCAGTTGGATATCTATTTTGTTTGCTTCTCATTTTGAACAACCTCGTGATATTTTTATTTTACTGTATCCGTCTAATAAAATAATCATATGCTTCTGTACTTTTATCCAACATATTTTCTAAGTCTTTTTTCCCATTTTCTAATACATCTTTTTCTAAAAACTTTTCATTAAAAATAATTGCTAAAGTATATTGCATTTGTGAAGCCACATTTAACATTTGTTTTCCTGTATATTCTGCTTTTAAATAATCAGAATATACTGATAAAAAGTGTTCTGGAAAAACACTAATTAAATAACCATAAAGCCACAAATAATCTCCGTCATTTAAATATTTCTCTGTTGCTATTTTAAAGGCATCTATTAATATATTTTCTGCTTGGCCTAAATATTTTTCTAATTTGGATGATAATCTTCCCCATTTAACTATAACATACCAAGTGTAAAAAGAAATTCTGAAAAGACCATATTTCCCAACTGTTTTTAAATAATCTTCATTAATAGCATCAAAAAAACCTATAAGTTTTTTCATTTTTCGTTTTTTTTATAGTTCTATCCAATTTATCTAAATCCATCATACACCATAACCTTTTCAAATAATGAGGGGTTCCTGTATGATAGACTATTGGCTAGCCAGCCATCTATGCTCTTGAGCCCTTTTTCTCGCCCTACTTCGGAGGCATGGCTGGATGGCTCGCTGGCTTTACATCATAATTGTCTTTTTACTTACCTTTCCTATATCCGTCCCTTTTGGGATAAATCGTTTTATCAACCTGTTATTTTTATTTTCAAAGTCTTAAAGTCTTAAGGAGCAATTATAAGAATATCCTTCTACATGATCCACTTTAGCTGCAATAGATGCTGGTAGTTCTGGATAAGATGCTTCAAAAGTTGCTGTTTTTCCAGACCCTAGAGTTACATCTAATGAAGAAGTAAAAACACCTAATAGTGTATCATCTTTATCCATAAGTGCTATGGAATATCTCACATCATCTGCATTGACATCAGAAGTATTTTCAATTCTACCAGTAA containing:
- a CDS encoding sulfite exporter TauE/SafE family protein; the encoded protein is MHLPIYLLPVAGLVIGLLISLMGGGGGVFYVGMLTGLFAVSMDQAVSVSLATIIPTTLAASISHYRAGNVKPKIGFLLVAGGIIGVVAGSYLVTIIPIKVLKIIFGIFLLVMGTGMVISRKKKQGKEEISENRQLEEPNNESKPISKLLIVKGLVFGLLGGLMSGMLGASGTPPILAGLYSMGLSSLEVVGTSVMVLFFIAITGVLTHSAFGTLNWLLVILLASGTITGAILGPLLGKRINKKALEKFYGPFFIVFIILMAISMFF
- a CDS encoding VOC family protein, whose product is MKKFRMTIMCRDIEASKKFYQDFVGLKPFREFTAGEETLGGASLCFMEDESGEIEVELVCASRGDKCTSKGLVACFFTDEEGIVAKQQLALDMGYNATEIRKPDENSTYFYVYDPDMISIEFRVR